One genomic segment of Arachis duranensis cultivar V14167 chromosome 4, aradu.V14167.gnm2.J7QH, whole genome shotgun sequence includes these proteins:
- the LOC107482672 gene encoding 40S ribosomal protein S15a-1: MVRVSVLNDALKSMYNAEKRGKRQVMIRPSSKVIIKFLLVMQKHGYIGEFEYVDDHRAGKIVVELNGRLNKCGVISPRFDVGVKEIESWTARLLPSRQFGYIVLTTSAGIMDHEEARRKNAGGKVLGFFY, from the exons ATGGTGAGGGTTAGTGTCTTGAATGATGCTCTCAAGAGCATGTACAATGCCGAGAAGCGAGGGAAGCGCCAGGTCATGATTAGGCCATCATCAAAAGTGATTATTAAGTTCCTTTTGGTGATGCAGAAGCATG GGTACATTGGCGAGTTTGAGTATGTTGATGACCACAGGGCTGGAAAAATTGTggttgaattgaatggaagactGAACAAATGTGGGGTTATCAGTCCCCGTTTTGATGTTGGTGTCAAAGAGATTGAAAGCTGGACTGCTAGGCTGCTCCCTTCAAGACAG TTTGGGTACATTGTGTTGACTACCTCTGCCGGCATCATGGATCATGAAGAGGCAAGGAGAAAGAATGCCGGTGGTAAAGTGCTGGGTTTCTTTTACTAG